A segment of the Amycolatopsis thermophila genome:
GGTCGCCGGTGAGGATCACGGTCGGGTGCCCGCGGGGGCAGGCCGTGGTCACCGAGATGACTCCGGGCGTCAGGTTGTGCACCCACTCGACCTCGTCGATGCCCATCAGGGTGCGGGTCTCGCAGGTTTCGCAGTAGACGACGAACATCGCTACAACTCCAGCCGCCACGTCTCGCCGACGAGGTCGTGACCGAAGCTGTGGTGGGGTGCCGAGTCGACGAGTTCGAACCCCGCCCGCCGGTAGATGTTCCGCGCGGCCGTCAGGACGCTGTTGGTCCACAGTTCCATCGCGGTGTAGCCGTGCGCCCGCGCGAAGGCGAGGCACTCGTCCACCAGGCGCGTGCCGACGCCGTGGCCGCGGGCGTGCGGTTCGACGAGCAGCAGGCGCAGTTTCGCGGTCGTGTCATCCGGGCCGCGCACGCAGAACACGCAGCCCACGCGTTCCCCGTCGAGCTCGGCGATCCAGGCGGCCTCGCGGGCCGGGTCCCGGTGGTCGAGGTAGTCGGCGACGATCCGGGCGACCAGGGCTTCGTAGGTGGCGTCCCAGCCGTACTCCTGGGCGTAGATCGCGCCGTTGCGCTGGACCACCCAGCCGAAGTCGCCGGGGCGCGGCGGGCGCAGCACGAGCGCGGGCTTGGTCCGGCGTTCGCCGACCAGACGGGTGATCGTGCGCATCGACGTGACCAGGCGGTGCTGGTCCTCGTCGGTGAGCCGGCCGAGGAGTTCACCGATCTGGGTGGTGGTGCGGTCCTCGAGGACCTGCTGTTCGGCGCGGCCGGTGTCGGTGAGGCGGACGAGCTGGCGACGGCCGTCGGTCTCGTGCCGTTCGCGGACGAGGAGACCGCGCGCCTCGAGGCGGCCGAGCAGCCGGCTGGCGTACCCGGCGTCCATGTCGAGGCGGCGGCGCAGTTCGGTGACCTCGGTGACGCCCTCCTGGGCGAGCTCGTAGAGGACGCGGGCCTCGCTGAGGGAGTAGTCGCTGCCGACCAGTCCTTCGTCGAGGACCCCGATCAGGCCGGTGTAGAGCCGGTTGAAGGCGCGGACCTGGGTGACGCGTTCGAGCAGGGCACGGTCGTTCATTGACCACCTCAGCAAACTCGTTGACTGAGTCAAAGACTACTCGCGCAGACCGCGGGCGCAACGGGTTTTCGAGGGGTTCGTCCGAGGTGGGGACCCGGGAAATTGGAAACCCCGTGATGCTGCCAGGTCGGGGGTCCGCCAGCATCACGGGGTCATCTGGGGTATCGCCACTTCCCCTGGTGGCGTTACAACCTGATCTATTTGTGGCCTAGGTCACGCTTCAGCGCAAGTTGGACTGACGCGCCTGGGCGATGGCGATCAGTTCCTGGCGGACCGTGGCGGAACCGGCGGTGTCGATCGCGCGGCTCAGCGCCCGGCGGTTGCGCGCCTCGACGCGGCGGGCTCGGAGCTTGGCGGCGATGTTGCTCATCGGTGTTCGCATCCCTCATGCATCTCGACTGGCCGTGCTTCCAGTATGCGCCTTTTTTCACAAAGTCGCCAACGATTGTCCGGTGACGTGGCGCACTTGCCTACGAATCATCGGCTCGTGCCCGATCTTGCGGAAGATCAACCTTTCTAGCTCAATAGTTAGACAAGGCTAGAAAGCGATATCCGCGGCCGCCCGGGACACGTCCACCAGCAGTGCCCGGATGCCGTGCGGCCCTTCGGCGACGCACCGAGGAGCACCAGCGGGAGATCGCCGGGGAGTTCGAGCTCAGTCGGCCGCGCGGCTGAGCAGGTAGTGCCCGAAGTGCGGCACCGTGAACGCGATGTGCCCGCGCTCGGCGGAGTACACCAGCCCCTTCTTCATCAGCGAGTCCCGCGCCGGCGAGAGTGACGAGGGCTTGCGGCCCAGGTAGACGGCGACGTCGGAGGTGCCCGCGCTCTCGTCGCGGCCCTGGGTCAGCTCCGCCATCGCCCGCAGGTACTCGCGTTCGGCGGGGGTGGCGCGTTCGTAGCGCGAGCCGAAGAAGCCGACGGCCAGTTCCTGCTCGGCCTCGGGGGCTGCGACCTGCACGTCCTGGACCGTGATCGGGTCGTCGGGTGCGGCGTCCCAGGCGGCCTTCGCGTAGGCCTGGATGAAGTACGGGTAGCCGCCGGAGGCGTCGAACAACGCGTCCAGCGCCTCGGGCTCGATGCCGGCGTCCTCGCGCTCGATCGGCGCCAGCACCGCCCGGTCGGCGTCCTCGCGGCTGAGCCGGTCGATCCGCACGTAGCGGAACAGCCGCTCCGAGTACGACTTCGACGCCGACAACACCGCCGGCACGTGCGGCAGGCCCGCCCCGACCACCACCAGCGGCGCCCCGGACTGCGACAGCTCGTGGCACGCCGCGCACAGCGCCGACACGTCGACCGGCTGCAGGTCCTGGATCTCGTCGATCAGCAGCGCCACGCCCGTCCCGACGTCCGCGGCCAGCTCCGCCACGTCGGTGAACAGCTCGACGAGGTCGATCTCGATGTCCCCCGAATCGGCGCGGCCCTGCGCGGCCGGCACGTCGATCCCGGGCTGCCAGCGGTCGCGCAGCTTCGCGTCCGCCTTGTTCGACCGCAGCGCAAACGCTTTCAGCACGCCGAGGACCTCTTCGACCCGGTCCGGCGCCCGGTGCCGCACGGCCAGGTCGCGGATCGCGCGGTGCAGGGCCGCCGACAGCGGTCGTCGCAGTTCCGCGTCCGGCCGCGCCTCGATCTTGCCGGCGCCCCACCGGTGCTTGACCGCCATCGACCGCAGCTCGCCGAGCAGCACGGTCTTGCCCACGCCGCGCAAGCCGGTGAGCACCATGCTGCGTTCCGGACGGCCGCGAGCGACCCGTTGCAACACCACTTCGAACGCGGTCAGCTCGCGTTCGCGGCCCGCCAGCTCCGGCGGCCGCTGCCCGGCGCCCGGCGCGAACGGGTTGCGGATCGGGTCCACCATGTCAACGTATCGGCGTATCTAGCGCGACCCCGATATTTGCGCAGAAACCCGTATCGGCGTGTCGCTACTCCTCTCTAACTCTCTCTAGAATCAGGACTATAGAGAGGTAGAGGCCGTTAGGGACCGTCAGAAACGGGTAGGCCTGGGCCAGTGACATGTCGCAACCGAGGAAGGCGAGGACCGTGATCTTGCGTCGACTGGCCCGGCCCATGCTGGCCGGCATCTTCATCTACGGCGGCATCAACGCGCTCCGCCAGGCCGAAGGGCACGCCGAGGCGGCCAAACCCGTCCTCGACAAGGTCGGCGAGCAGAGCGACAAGCTCCCGGACGCCATCCCGACCGACCCGGTGAGCCTGGTCAAGATCGACGCGGGGGTGAAGATCGCGGCCGGTACGCTGCTCGCCCTGAACAAGTTCCCCCGTCTGTCTTCGCTCGCGCTGATCGGCAGTCTCGTGCCGACCACGGTCGCCGGCCACCCGTTCTGGGAGGCCAAGGACCCGCAGGAGAAGCAGCAGCAGCTGATCCACCTGCTCAAGAACGCCGGCCTCGCGGGTGGCCTGCTGATCGCCGCCGCCGACACCGAGGGCAAACCGTCGCTGGGCTGGCGCGCCCGCCGCGCCGCCGACAAGGCGAGCAAGCAGGCCCAGAAGGCGACCGAGAAGGCGAGCAAGCAGGCGCACAAGGCGTCCAAGCAGATCCAGTCCACGGCCTCGTCGGCGCGTGACGCTCTGCCGGTCTGACCGAGCAGGCGGGCCATCAGGTCGCGGCGACTGCGCACGCCGACCTCGTCGAACACCGACCGCCTGTGCACGGACAGCAGGAGCGGCGGCCGGCGTCGATCAGCTCGGCCTCACCTCTCCAGGATCGCCGTGACGCCCTGTCCGCCCGCCGCGCAGATCGAGATCAGGCCACGCCCGGAGCCCTTCTCGTGCAGCAGCTTCGCCAGCGTGGCCACGATCCGGCCGCCGGTCGCCGCGAACGGGTGCCCGGCGGCCAGCGACGAGCCGTTGACGTTCAGCTTCGAGCGGTCGATCGCGCCGAGCGGCTGGTCGAGCCCCAGCTTCTCCTTGGCGAAGGCCGGGCTCTCCCACGCCTTCAACGTCGCGAGCACCTGGGAGGCGAACGCCTCGTGGATCTCGTAGAAGTCGAAGTCCTGCAGCGTCAGGCCCGCCTTGGCGAGCATCCGCGGCACCGCGTAGGCGGGGGCCATCAGCAGGCCCTCGCCGCCGTGCACGTAGTCCACGGCGGCGGTCTGGGAGAACGTCAGGTACGCCAGCACCGGCAGGTTGCGCTCGGCCGCCCACTCCTCGGTCGCCAGCAGGACCGTCGACGCGCCGTCGGTGAGCGGCGTCGAGTTGCCCGCGGTCATGGTGCCGTCGCGACCGCCGAACACCGGCTTGAGCTTGGCGAGCTTCTCCGCCGTCGAGTCCGGGCGCAGGTTCTGATCGCGGGACAGGCCGAGGAACGGCGTCACCAGGTCGTCGAAGAACCCGCGCTCGTAGGCCGCGGCGAGGCGCTGGTGGCTGGTCGCGGCCAGGACGTCCTGGTCCTCCCGCGAGATCTCCCACTCCTTCGCGGTCAGCGCCGCGTGCTCGCCCATCGACAGGCCCGTGCGCGGCTCGGCGTTGCGCGGGATCTCCGGCACGATCTGGCCGGGGCGGATCTTGGCCAGCAGCTTGAGCCGCTGCCCCACCGTCTTGGCGGCGTTGACGCGCACCAGGATGCGGCGCAGGTCGTCGTTCACCGCGAGCGGGGCGTCGGAGGTGGTGTCCACGCCGCCGGCGATCGCGGAGTCGATCTGGCCGAGCGCGATCTTGTTGGCCACGTTGATGATCGCCTGCAGCCCGGTGCCGCACGCCATCTGCACGTCCGAGGCCGGCGTCTCCGGCGAGAGCTTGCTGCCCAGGACGCTTTCGCGGGCCAGGTTGAAGTCGCGGGCGTGCTTGAGCACGGCACCGGCCGCCACCTCACCGATGCGTTCACCCTGCAGCGCGAACCGGCTCACCAGGCCGTCCAGTGCGGCGGTGAGCATGTCCTGGTTGGACGCGCTGGCGTAGCGGCCGTTCGACCGCGCGAACGGGATGCGGTTGCCGCCGACGATGGCGACGCGACGGACGTCCATGAACTTTCCTCCCACTGCGGTGGTGAGCCTCGGATGACAGTGTAACCTACTCGTGAGTAGGTAAGCTCGGTAAGGAGGCACGTGATGGCCGACCGGTATCAGCAGTTCACCAAGACGCCGATCGGGAAGTTCCTGGTGCCCAAGCTCGGGCTGCCCAACCCGCCGGTCCTGCGCCGGTACCGGCCCGGCCAGGCCCCTCTCGATGGTCCCGCACTTTTCGGCGGCGCGCCCGGTGGACGGCTCGAGAAGACGGTGAAGACGCAGCTCGCGGGCGCCGGCATCACCGTGCTGGGCGAGCCGGCGGGCGGCGACCAGCGCTACGGCGCGCTCGTGTTCGACGCCACCGGCATCACCGACCCGGCCCAGCTGCGCGAGATGTACCTGTTCTTCCACCCGGTGATCCGCAAGGTCGGGTACTGCGGACGGGTGGTCGTGCTCGGCACCCCGCCCGAGCTCGCCGACGGCCGGGAGCGGATCGCCCAGCGCGCGCTCGAAGGGTTCACCCGTTCGGTCGGCAAGGAGCTCAAGCGCGGCGCGACCGCCCAGCTCGTCTACGTCGCCGCCGGGGCCGAGGAGGCCGCCGAATCGACGCTGCGGTTCCTGCTGTCCGCCAAGTCGGCGTTCGTGGACGGCCAGGTGATCCGCGTCGGTACCACCGGCACGCCCGCGGTGCCCGCGATCGAGAACTGGGAGAAGCCGCTGGACGGCAGGGTCGCCCTGGTCACCGGCGCCTCCCGCGGCATCGGCGCGGCGATCGCCGGGGTGCTGGCCCGCGACGGCGCGCACGTGGTCGGCCTGGACATCCCGGCACAGGGCGGCGACCTGTCCGAGGTCGCCAACGAGATCGGCGGCTCGGCGCTGCAGCTCGACATCACCGCCGCGGACGCGCCGGACAAGCTCGCGACCTACCTGAAGGAGCGGCACGGCGGCGTCGACGTCGTGGTCCACAACGCCGGCATCACCCGCGACAAGACGCTCGGCAACCTGACCGAGGCCGCGTGGGACGCGGTGATCACGGTCAACCTGGCCGCGCAGCTCGCCGTGAACGACAAGCTGCTGGCCGAGAAGGTGCTCAAGCCCAACGGCCGGATCATCGGCGTCTCGTCGATCGCCGGGATCGCGGGCAACGTGGGCCAGACCAACTACGGCACCAGCAAGGCGGGCGTGATCGGCATGGTGGCCGACGGCGCGCCGAAGCTCGCCGAGTACGGCGCCACGATCAACGCCGTCGCGCCCGGGTTCATCGAGACGCAGATGACCGCGGCGGTGCCGCTGTTCATCCGCGAGGCCGGACGGCGGCTGTCCAGCCTCGGCCAGGGCGGTCTGCCGGTCGACGTCGCCGAGACGATCGCCTGGTACGCCAACCCGGCTTCGGCCGCGGTGAACGGCAACGTGGTCCGCGTGTGCGGCCAGGCTCTGCTGGGGGCGTGATGACGGTCAAGGAGATCCGCGAGGCGCCGAAACTGGCGCCCCTGTACGCCAAGGCGTTGCTGCCGCACAGCGGTGGCGGCGGGCTGCCGGACACCGAGTACGTGCGCGCGGGCATCGAGTTCGACCCCGCGCACGTCGCCGCGTACAACCAGGTCTGCGGCTTCCGGCTGGGCGACGAGCTGCCGGTGACCTACCCGCACATGCTCGCGTTCCCGTTGCAGATGGCGCTGATGACGCAGCCGGACTTCCCGTTCCCGTTGCTGGGCATGGTGCACGTGGCCAACCGGATCACGCGGCGGCGTCCGGTGCGGCTGACCGACACCGGCACGATGCGGGTGCGCGCGGAGAACCTGCGGCCGCACGAAAAGGGCCGCCAGTTCGACGTGATCAGCGAGTACACCACCGCCGACGGTCCGATTTGGACAGAGGTGAGCACGTACCTGCGGCGCGGTGGCGGCGAGGGCGGCGGCAAGCGCGAGCAGCTCGCGGCGCCCGCGCCCAAGGCGATCTGGCGGGTGCCCGGCGACATCGGGCGCCGCTACGCCGAGGTGTCCGGCGACCGCAACCCGATCCACCTGCACCCGTTGACCGCGAAGCTCTTCGGGTTCCCGTCGGCGATCGCGCACGGCATGTGGACCAAGGCGCGCGTGCTGGCCGCGTTCGAGGGCAGGCTGCCGGACGCCTACACGGTCGACGTGAAGTTCAAGCTGCCCGTGCTGCTGCCGGCGAAGGTCGCCTTCACGTCGTGGCAGACGGGCGACGGGTGGGCGTTCGAACTGTGGGCGGCGCAGAAACCGAAGCCGCACCTGGAGGGGACGATCACTCCTCCGGATGCCACACCGAACCCTCGATGAGGTCGTTGAACCCCAGCCACACGAGGTTCATCAGCCACGACGCGAGCACTCCGTCGGACACCTCGGAGTGATCGAGCCACCAGTCGGCCAGCGACTCGGCGGCGCCCACGAGAGCCACGGCGAGGGCCGGGCCGGAGAACTCGGCCCGGCCCCCCAGGCCCTTCTTCATGCCCGCGGTGACCACCAGTGCCGTGACCACCTCGATGGCGCGCGAGCGCAGCACGGTGATCTCGTCGGCGAACTGGCCGCCCACCGTCAGTGCCTGGCGGTGCAGCACCGTCCAGGAGTCCCGGTACTCGGCGACGAAGCGGTAGAACGAGCGCAACCCGTGCCACAGCTGCATGTCCGGTGGCAGTTCCGAGCGGATGCCGTCGCGCACCGCCTCCAGCAGCCGGCCCGCCTCGCGGCGGATGCACTTGGCGAACAGGTCCTCCTTGGCGCCCAGGTAGGAGTAGATCATCGGCTTGGACACGCCGGCGACGTCGGAGATCTCGTCCATGGACGCGGAGTGGTAGCCGTGCCGCGAGAACACCTCGACGGCGGCGTCCAGGATCTGCCGCTCGCGCACGGCTCTGGGCAACCGCCGCGACCGCGGGGCCTTCACTTCCTCCGTCACGCCGACCTCCTTCACGCCCGAAACGCTACCTCCTGGCCCGTTCGCCGGTAGAATCTCCGCCTGTGTCCGGCACCGTGGTCGACGCGTTCGCCCGCCAGATCGATCTGAGCAGGCTGTCCGCGGAGCAGTTCATCCAGTTGCTCGAAACGCTGCACATGCTCGGATCGGCCGGATCGGGCGTGCACCTGAGCAGCCTGTCCACCGAAACGCTCGCCGACGTCGTGCGCCGCGCGTCGAAGGAGCAGCTGCGGGCGATCAGCGAGCACCCCGAGCTGCGGATGGTGTTCCTGGAGGAGATCTTCCGCCGCATGTCGGACCACTTCCTGGCCGAGAAGGCGCGGTACTCGAGTGTCGTGGTGTGCTGGCGGTTCCCCGGTGGGTCGGGGATCGGCGGCTACGACCGGTTCCAGACGGTCATCGAGGACGGCCGGTGCTTCTCGGGGCAGGACCTGGGGCGGGAGCCGGACACGACGATCACCATCGCGCCGGACGACTTCTTCCGCGTCGCGACGGGCAACGCCGCGGTGGCGGCGATGTTCGTGACCGGGAAGGTCAAGGTGAAGGGCGAGTACGCGCCCGCGGTACGGCTGTCGGGCTACTTCGACATCCCCAAGCCCGCTTGATCACCCCTCGATGATCGGGCGGTGCGGGGTGTCCTTGTCGACGACCTCGCTGTCGACCACGATGAGCCGGTTCGGCATGCGGCGTTCGGCCCGCTTGAGCCACCCCCGGCGGACGATGCCGCGGGTGGGCGGCAGCAGCAGCGCGAGCCCGGCCAGGTCGGACAGGAAACCCGGGATCATGATGAGCAGCCCGCCGAACGCGACGAGCATGCCATCGGTGATCTCGGCGTGCGGCGAGCGTCCCGAGCGCGCGGTGGCCAGGAACGCCTGCGCGGCGCGGGCCCCTTCGCGACGGGCCAGCCAGGAGCCGAGGAACGCGCCGACGACCAGCAACCCGAGCGTGCCCAGGAAGCCGATCAGCGAACTGACCGCCCACACGGCCGCCACCTCGGCGACGATGTACAGCAACAACACGACAGCCATACCCGGTTCAACGCGCCGGCCCGCCCGATTTCTCCCGCGGGGTTCCCCGGATCACCTCGGCCGCGTCCGTTCAGGGCTTGCGGGCCACGCCCCCGATGACCCGCGACTCCGACGGCACCTTCTTGAACAGCGTCGCCCGGTCCGGGTGCCACGCCGGCGCGTACACCAGCCCCGGCGCGAGCAGCTCCCAGTCGCCGAAGAAGCGCGCGAACTCGGCCGTCGTGCGCAGCTGACCGGGGTTGGTCGTGCTCTCGTAGTAGTCGACGAGGTCGGCCAGCGCCTGCCGCTCCTCGTCGCTGCGCGGGTTCTCGTTCGTCATCTGCGACAGCACCAGCAGCGAACCGGGCGCGACCCGGCTGCGGAAGTAGCCGATCCGGCTGTCCGGGTCGTCGGCGTCCTTGATGAAGTGCAGCACCGCGTTGATCACCAGCGCCACCGGCTGCCGGACGTCGATCATGCCGGTGTCGAGCACGCGTTCCCACAGGTCCTCGGGCTGCATGAAGTCCGCGGCGATCGCGACGTGCCGCGCCGGGTCGGCGGTGCCGGCCAGCAGCAGCCGCGAGTGCGCGAGCGCGACCGGCTCGTTGTCGACGTACACGACCCGCGTGTCCTTCTGCGGGCGCGTCGCGTCGGCGACGTCGTGCACGTTGCCGACCGTCGGCAGGCCCGACCCGATGTCGACGTACTGCGTGACTCCCAGCCGGGCGCACTCCCGCACCGCGCGGCCCAGGAACTGCCTGCTCGTCTTCATGTACTCGCCGATCATCGGCAGCCTGCGCCGGATCTTCTGGGCGAACTCCCGGTCGATGGCGTAGTTGGTGGTGCCGCCGAGGAAGTAGTCGTAGACGCGCGCGGCGGACGGCCGGTCCAGGCTGTTCTCCACGGCACGCAGTGCCTCGTCCATGCGACTCCCTTCCGCCCCGCTCGCCGCCATGGTAGTGATCAACGGGCAGGTGAGGTGTGATGACCGAGTTCGTCCTCGTGCACAGCCCGCTCGTCGGCCCGGCCACCTGGCAGGGGGTCGCGGCCGAGCTGCGAGCGCGCGGTCATCGCGTTGCGACCCCCTCTCTGCTCGGCGCGTTCGACGGCGACGGGCCGTACTACCCGAAGCTCGCCGGTGCCGTGCGCGAGCCGGGTGTCCTCGTCGTCCACAGCGGTGCCGGCGCCCTGGTGCCCGGCATCGCCGCCCGCACCGGCGCGCCGCGGGCCGTCTTCGTCGACGCCCTCCTGCCGCGCCCGGGGCGCAGCTGGTTCGACACCGCCCCGCCCGAGCTGGGCGACCGGCTGCGCGAGCTCGCGACGGGCGGCCGCCTGCCGCCGTGGCACGAGTGGTTCCCGCCCGGCACGATCGACGAACTGCTCCCCGGCCGGCGGATCCGCGACGCGTTCGTGGCCGAGCTGCCGCGCGTCCCGCTCGCCTACTTCACCGAACCCGTGCCGGACGCGCCGGTCCCGCCGGGCGCCTACCTCCAGCTCAGCGACGCCTACGACGGCGAGGCCCGCGAGGCCGCCGAGCGCGGCTGGCCGGTCGAGCGGATCGGCGGCCACCACCTCGCCCCGCTCACCGACCCGGCCGTCGTCGCCGCCGCGCTCGCGCGGTTGTGACATTCCACATCGTGAACCCGGGGAACAACGCGATCTTCGCAGGTGGTTGAACTGTTCCGTGGCACCAGAGCAACGCCAGGCGCGCGTGCGCGCGCCCGAACTCGCCGGGGACGTGTGGCTGAACACCGGGGGTGAGCAGGTCACGCTGGCCCAGCTGCGCGGCAAGATCGTGCTGCTGGACTTCTGGACGTCGGGTTGCATCAACTGCCTGCACGTCCTCGACGAGCTGCGCCCGCTGGAGGAGGAGTTCGCCGACGTGCTGGTCACGATCGGCGTGCACTCGCCGAAGTTCCTGCACGAGGGCGAGGCCGCGGCCATCGAGGCGGCCGTGCGCCGCTACGAGGTGCACCACCCGGTGCTCAACGACCCGGAGATGACCACCTGGTCGCAGTACGCGGTGAAGGCCTGGCCGACGCTGGTGGTCGTCGACCCGCAGGGCTACGTCGTGCACACCGCCGCCGGCGAGGGGCACGCCGAGGCGCTGCGCCGTGTCATCGCCGGGCTGGTCGAGACCCACGACGCGAAGGGCACGCTGCGCCGCGGCGGGAACCCGTACGTGCCGGTGGAGGACCAGCCCGCCGATCTGCGCTTCCCCAGCAAGGCCGTGGTCACCGCGGAGGGGCGCATCCTGGTCGCCGACACCGGGAACCACTCGATCGCCGAGTTCGCCTCCGACGGCGAGACCCTGATCCGCCGGTTCGGCAGAGGCACGCGCGGCCGTGCCGACGGCGCCTTCGACGTGGCGAGCTTCGCCGAGCCCTCGGGCCTGGCCCTGCTGCCCGCCGACGTCGCCGAACAGGCCGGCTACCACCTGCTCGTCGCCGACACGGCCAACCACCTGCTGCGCGGCGTGGACCTGGTCACCGGCGAGGTCACCACCGTCGCCGGCACCGGGAACCAGTGGCGCGACGGCGAGACCGACGGCGACGCGCTGTCGATCGACCTGACGAGCCCGTGGGACGTCGTCTGGTGGGAGGCGGCCGGCGGGGCGGTCGTCGCGATGGCCGGCAACCACACGCTCGGCCTGTTCGACCCGCGGACCGGCCGGATCTCCCGCTTCGCCGGGACGACCGTCGAGGGCCTGCGCGACGGCGCGGCCGCCGAGGCCTTCTTCGCGCAGACCTCCGGGCTCGCCGTCCAGGGTGGCCGGCTGTGGCTCGCCGACGCCGAGACCTCCGCGCTGCGCTACCTGGAGAACGGCACCGTGCACACCGCGATCGGGACCGACCTGTTCTCGTTCGGGCACCGCGACGGCGACGCCGCCGACGCGCTGCTGCAGCACCCACTCGGCGTCGCGGTCCTGGCCGACGGCACGATCGCGATCGCCGACACCTACAACGGCGCGATCCGCCACTACGACCCGTCGACCGGCGAGGTCGCCACGCTCGCCGCCGGCCTCGCCGAGCCCTCCGGGCTGCTGGTCACCGACGAGGCGCTGCTGGTCGTCGAGTCGGCCGCGCACCGCCTCACCCCACTGCCGTCGACCGCGGACGGGCAGCAGGTGGCCGGTGACGCGCACGCCGTGCGGCGCCCGCCGACCGAGCTGGCCGCGGGCGTGGTCGAGTTCTCCGTGGTGTTCACGCCGCCGCCGGGTGAGAAGCTCGACGACCGGTTCGGCCCGTCCACCCGGCTGCAGGTGACGGCCGCGCCGCCGGAGCTGCTCGCCGAGGGCGAGGGCACCGGCACGGACCTCACCCGGACCCTCCGGATCGCGGAGGGCCACACCGAAGGCGTGCTGCAGGTGGTCGCGCAGGCCGCCAGCTGCGACGCCGGCGCCGAGCACCCGGTCTGCCGGGTCACGCGGCAGGACTGGGGTGTGCCGATCCGGATCACGCCGGACGGCCCGGACCGCCTCCAGCTGATCCTCGCGGGGGCGTGAAGGCGCTCTCCAGCACGTCCATGGCCCGGTGGAACAACGTCACCAGGTCCGGCGGCGAACCGGGCTGCCAGCAGCCGATCGCGGACCGGTTCGCGCCGATCGCGGCCGCGGCCGTGGTGCGCACGTAGAGGTCGTCCCCGGGCAGCCCGGTGCGCGTGGCGAGGGCCTGGGCCACCGCCTCCTCCAGCGCGCGGTTGGCCTGCGCGACGCGCGGCACCAGCTCCGGGTGCTCGCGCAGCAGCAGCGTCCGCTCGCTCCACACCTCGGTGGCCGCCAGTTCGGCGAACCGCCCGGCGAACACCTCGCGCAGGGCGGTCAGCGGCGCCTCGCCCGCGGGCCGGTCGAGGATGCGCTGCCCGAGCGTCGCGGCCGCGATGTCGAGGGAGAGCGCGGCCTCGTCCTTCGTCGTGAAGTAGTTGAAGAACGTCCGCGCCGACACCCCCACGGCCGCGCAGATGTCCTCGACCGTCACCCCGTCCGGCCCGTGCCGGCGGTACAGCGTGATGGCCGCGTGCCGCAGTGCTTCGCGGGTGGCTTCCTTCTTGCGCTCACGCAGGCCGGTGGGCTGGCTCACGATTTTTACACTACTGCATTTTTGCAGTCCGTGCAAAAAGTGATACCCTGACCACATGGCGGAGCACGTGGAAACCGATACACCGGACGAACCGAGCAAGATCTGCACCCTCGCCGAGAGCCTGTGGTTCCCCCTCTTCTTCACCTTCGGGTTCTTGTTGTGCTACCTGCTGGCGTTCCACTCGCCGACCCCGCACCACATCAAGGTCGCGGTGGCCGACCCGGCCGCCGCCACGCGGATCGAGTCGGCACTGGGCAAGGCGAGCCCGGGCGCGTTCGACATCCAGGCCGTCGCCACCGCCGACGACGCCCGCCAGGCGGTGCTCGACCGCGACGCCACCGCCGCCTACTCGGCCGACCCCCGGCACCCGGCCCTGTTCGTCGCCAAGGCCGACGGGTACATGCTCGAATCGGTCCTCAACCAGGCCTTCGCGCCGATCGCGGCCCAGACCGGCCACGCGTTGACGGTCACCGACCTGGCGCCCACGGAAGCCGGCGACACGATGGGCACCGGGATGTTCTACCTGGTGCTGATCTGGAACATCCCCAGCTACATCGTCGTCATGATGCTGCTGCGCGCGGTCACGCTGAGCCGCCGGGCGAAGGTCGCGACGCTGGTCGGGTTCGGTGCCCTGCTCAGCCTCATCGGCTACGCCGGCGGCGTCCTGATGGACGTCATCCCCAACGACCCGCGGGCGATCGGAGTGGCGTTCCTGCTCACGCAGGCCGTCTCGCTCACCTCGTTCGGCCTGGTCCCGCTGGCCAAGCAGTGGTTCCCGGGCGTCGC
Coding sequences within it:
- a CDS encoding NHL domain-containing thioredoxin family protein, whose protein sequence is MRAPELAGDVWLNTGGEQVTLAQLRGKIVLLDFWTSGCINCLHVLDELRPLEEEFADVLVTIGVHSPKFLHEGEAAAIEAAVRRYEVHHPVLNDPEMTTWSQYAVKAWPTLVVVDPQGYVVHTAAGEGHAEALRRVIAGLVETHDAKGTLRRGGNPYVPVEDQPADLRFPSKAVVTAEGRILVADTGNHSIAEFASDGETLIRRFGRGTRGRADGAFDVASFAEPSGLALLPADVAEQAGYHLLVADTANHLLRGVDLVTGEVTTVAGTGNQWRDGETDGDALSIDLTSPWDVVWWEAAGGAVVAMAGNHTLGLFDPRTGRISRFAGTTVEGLRDGAAAEAFFAQTSGLAVQGGRLWLADAETSALRYLENGTVHTAIGTDLFSFGHRDGDAADALLQHPLGVAVLADGTIAIADTYNGAIRHYDPSTGEVATLAAGLAEPSGLLVTDEALLVVESAAHRLTPLPSTADGQQVAGDAHAVRRPPTELAAGVVEFSVVFTPPPGEKLDDRFGPSTRLQVTAAPPELLAEGEGTGTDLTRTLRIAEGHTEGVLQVVAQAASCDAGAEHPVCRVTRQDWGVPIRITPDGPDRLQLILAGA
- a CDS encoding TetR/AcrR family transcriptional regulator; this encodes MSQPTGLRERKKEATREALRHAAITLYRRHGPDGVTVEDICAAVGVSARTFFNYFTTKDEAALSLDIAAATLGQRILDRPAGEAPLTALREVFAGRFAELAATEVWSERTLLLREHPELVPRVAQANRALEEAVAQALATRTGLPGDDLYVRTTAAAAIGANRSAIGCWQPGSPPDLVTLFHRAMDVLESAFTPPRGSAGGGPGRPA
- a CDS encoding carboxypeptidase regulatory-like domain-containing protein translates to MAEHVETDTPDEPSKICTLAESLWFPLFFTFGFLLCYLLAFHSPTPHHIKVAVADPAAATRIESALGKASPGAFDIQAVATADDARQAVLDRDATAAYSADPRHPALFVAKADGYMLESVLNQAFAPIAAQTGHALTVTDLAPTEAGDTMGTGMFYLVLIWNIPSYIVVMMLLRAVTLSRRAKVATLVGFGALLSLIGYAGGVLMDVIPNDPRAIGVAFLLTQAVSLTSFGLVPLAKQWFPGVAMGLFVLLSMPSSGGAIPIQMVPGFFRALHPVFPMGNLIEALRGLFYFHGVGMLRPILVLCAWILLGVTLIAGYSLVLRRRARAVEEPPVEDPSIEMPRPTAVPAHGRHFGELVPALSGVVRTGDGAPVPGAAVTVMDGRGQQLVRTTADDAGEYAVAGLPEQFADLVVSAPGFEAAASRVLLREGRTAHRDFTLRARRPLVSAAR